The Xenopus laevis strain J_2021 chromosome 7S, Xenopus_laevis_v10.1, whole genome shotgun sequence genome includes a window with the following:
- the LOC121396280 gene encoding traf2 and NCK-interacting protein kinase-like, which yields MINTTKGQSLRETWIGYVCKEVLKALKHIHKNRAVHRDIKSPNIMLTEKGKVKLIDFGLCWDLDPQTGKCYESEGTAHWMAPEAIRRRGKPVAYDTKCDIWSMGITAIEMAEGETPYANQYPVSDLILNNDAPELQSKTWSQNFVSFLKCCLEKEPSKRWSAEELLQHPFLTELPPKKTIRAEIKKHLQVPQNHLTKKRLKGVAVWTMKKLQSACSFCTHQTLPEQSVAEQMALDGFPSY from the exons ATGATTAATACCACCAAAGGCCAATCCCTGAGAGAGACCTGGATTGGATATGTATGCAAAGAAGTGTTAAAG GCACTCAAGCACATCCACAAGAACAGGGCCGTGCACCGAGACATCAAGAGCCCGAACATAATGcttacagagaaagggaaggtGAAGCTGA TCGATTTTGGACTCTGCTGGGACCTGGACCCACAGACTGGAAAGTGCTATGAGAGTGAAGGCACTGCGCACTGGATGGCACCCGAGGCCATAAGGAGGAGAGGCAAACCAGTGGCGTATgacaccaaa tgtgacatctggtcgaTGGGGATTACCGCCATCGAAATGGCCGAGGGAGAAACAC cATATGCCAATCAGTATCCAGTGTCAGACCTCATACTGAACAACGATGCACCGGAGCTTCAATCAAAGACCTG gtcacagaattttgtgtcctttttgaagTGTTGTCTAGAAAAGGAACCATCAAAGAGGTGGAGCGCTGAAGAACTTCTGCAGCACCCGTTCTTAACTGAACTGCCCCCAAAGAAGACGATTAGGGCTGAAATAAAGAAACACCTTCAGGTGCCGCAGAACCATCTGACCAAGAAAA GATTGAAGGGAGTAGCTGTCTGGACCATGAAGAAGCTGCAGAGTGCTTGTTCCTTCTGCACTCACCAGACATTGCCAGAACAAAGCGTGGCTGAGCAAATGGCACTGGATGGCTTTCCCTCTTACTGA